A stretch of Cucumis sativus cultivar 9930 chromosome 2, Cucumber_9930_V3, whole genome shotgun sequence DNA encodes these proteins:
- the LOC101214231 gene encoding small EDRK-rich factor 2, protein MTRGNQREKDRERAQARNGGKGKNKDDGLTPEQRRERDAKALQEKTAKKAAQAGSGGNSSGGKPSTKK, encoded by the exons ATGACTC GCGGAAACCAGAGGGAGAAAGACCGAGAAAGGGCTCAGGCTCGCAACGGTGGCAAGGGAAAAAACAAAGACGATGGTTTGACTCCCGAGCAGCGCCGTgaaag AGATGCTAAGGCGCTACAAGAAAAAACCGCGAAGAAGGCGGCTCAGGCGGGATCGGGAGGTAATTCATCCGGAGGTAAACCGAGCACTAAGAAGTAA